TATTTTACTGTCAGATAATGCCATTTAATAATCATGATTAGTTATATATGTCCGGGTGTTAATAATTTGCAAATGGGGAAAGGAGGGGTTTAATCCTACCTTAGGTCCATGATCCTATCATTCTATTTCCACTTTATAAAGAGCAGAAATGAAATTTACAAAAGCTGCCGCTTATGGCGAGGTTCAATAATTTCCACTAATAATGTGTTAGAATTGGCTTGAAAAAATAATcttaatgttgatgatgattatgtTGTATTGTAGAGTTCTTTAAATAATGTCCAATAACTATTTTTCTAGAATGTTCCTTTGGCGATCAACATCGTGTAAGTCTGGAGTGAACCAATTAGTTTGATACCCGAGTGATTAACAAACGTCAGATTTGAACCCAACACTTTCAACTGATTCAGATGGCACGTTGTTGCACTCCATATCATTTTGAATCGTCTACAACCAGTCACGTTTTTATACCTCACGGGGTAAGTTTCTTcttaattgctatacctgttGTCAGAAATTTCCCTTATTAATATACATGTGGTTTAATATTACCACAATTGAACGACGTATAATTTCAACGGATACcataacatattttttaagGAAATTTGAGGTTTACTTTTTAGCTTGCAAAAACAAGTTTGAAAATAGCACAAACTGAACCGATGTTTCAGTGAAGCATGTAATTCAATGCGAGCCGAATGTGGCTTAATTACTGATATGATATTAAGATAATTGTTCCGGAGGATGGAGACATAATCAATCTTAACTACGCAACAGTTTCCGGATTGgaaaaatgaatttgaaaacaTCTTATTGACACCTACTCAGTCGCGAGTTATCTTTTAAATGCCTGAATAATGTTACTGTTAGTTTATACAATGTCATTGTAGACCGAATCAATGTGAGCCCACGTAGGCTAAACACAATAACTGAAAACACTCCCTTATTATCATGATGCTATTATTAGAACTGTTGTGGAATAATAGAAACAGACAGATACTGTACAAATACCAGACATTTGCGTTGCAACATAAAATAACTATATTGGTGATACTTAATGCAGAATAGCAACCCACTACCCCCTTATTAAGCAATATCTACAGTTTTCTCAAATCTGTTTAATATGAACTTAAGACTTTTAAAATCaggtacattatttttttagagCATGAATTTTCCATATTCAATTTtcatagaataataattatattactgtaAACATTTCGTTGGTCTTAACAATTTCAAACGAGATTATTGCATTTCTAGAAAACGTTAACCAATTATTACTTTGTTGTAGGATCTTGTTAATACCCTTATGAGGatattattgtaggcctacttatacaAACACCTATATCCACTTAATAACAGTGGCCAGCACAAATCGGCTAATGTAAAGTATTGGGCTGCACTGTAAACTGCATTTTAAATCTCTGGTCATTACGGTTcgcaaaattaaaaataaaatataccgtacggtttttattattgtattaaacacAAGTTTAACGTCATACCAGTTGCCATATTGACGGCAatcatttaaaattcataaattgaTTTAGTATTGTTATATTTCACCATAATTGTTGACTTCACAAATAGTGGCAATTTACCAATTAACTTTACGTTCTTTGAACAAAATTGTGAACGATGATTTCattatgtttgtatttatttttgaaatttacagttgaatatttaaattataatatgtgTTGTATATACGTAATAGCGTTACCGTAAATGGTACAGTAGGCAGTTATTATTGAAAATGTCACAAAACGGTGGACTAATGAGATTCCTGTAGTCGTAGGCCATTGTTTGGTATTCGACTAGTTCATTTCAGATTTCTTTATAAATCGATTATTCACAAAGGCAGAATTcgtttatttcttttattgttcacctgtaaaaataattcttaacacattttttgttgaatatgccattttaatgtcatctAATTactatccactttgaccaaaatcgaatgattatttttatcaaGGGGTGAACATGTGGGTCACTTAGTAAAAACGATAGGTCACCTTTGCCATCATCTGTAGCTTTTTTTTTACCGTTTTTGGTaatgaaataacaacaaaaaatgacaatattGTGTCCTTCTCGTGATTCACCTTGTGGTTGTACGCATTGCTGCCTAAAAAGCAATTCTATCTTGGAAAAGATTCTAATTTATTATTACGGATATATGAGgattaaaatgtttgtattaatCAAATCGTTGACTTGGGTATGAGTTCGTGGTGAATATGGAACTATAGGCCCTGGTATTCTTCTGTATTGTACCGGTATTGATTATCTGTTAACGTCAGGCTGTTTAACATCCCGAAATACTACTTTTCATGCGGATATAGGGCCTAACCTGGAATGTTTACCTCCTACAATTGTATTGTTATTGAGgtttaaacacaatttattcAATTCTGAAAGTCAAATGCTCTTAATAGTGCTGTATATGTATCAATTGATTCACAACTGTATTTTTATAATACCGCCATTCTCCTTCCAGCTCACACATGCTTAATATCTGTATCTTCGTTTAGAAAATGAAGTGAGGCCcaataaaatgtacagtatcttTTAGTAGTTTTGTTAATTGAATTTATATTAGGCATGTTTGAATAGTATTATACGCCTGTTCGTTTTGTTAGTATACATGAGTACGACATAGAATTTGAAAAGAACATCATTTTACCTCAAACAAAATAGGGATGCTATGTGATCAGGGAGGTACCTCAATGCTACTGTGTTGATACGCATCTAAGCCATATATCACCTACTGTATTTTATCTACACTTCTGTGTTatgagaataaaaataatattaataaacatatgAGCCTTAGGGGAAGGGTCACCCACATTGTTTGAAATCATCAAGTGTTTTAGGAATGCTGACCGTCAAAATAATCTACAGTATTCGTTATGGTTTCTGTTATTAATGTTTGATGGGAAAATTGTTACGGTATTTCTGTAGATGATATAAATTTGATAATAAGGGTATATCATAATAACAAGGAAACATATGAAAATCTAAAGTTTGTATAAATTCAAGATTTTTCTCTTCAAGCTTCAAAATGGTAGCTTTGGATTATTACGTCATTTTGAATTGATTATTATTCAACTATTCATAATAACCAGCATTGACCTAAATTATAATAACAGTATCATGCAAAGACTGGTAGACGTGTCTGTCAGATACCTATTGAAGGTTGTGTTTTTGTTAGCAATTCTCTGCTGTCATTTAAATTATATGCATAATTTTGGAGTATTGAAGGAGTTTTGCTAGGTGAATAAATACCTCTTTTAAAACATCAAAATCCTTTAGTATATACGTCACAATAGTATTAGTGGGTTTCTTTATATGTAACTGTTTGCTATATACGCTTCGTGTGTTTTCTATAGATGAGATCTAACGTCATTGGCAACCACTATTGTGTTGCATATTTTTCTAGGGTTGTTAATGAATAGAAGGTGCAgcgatagaaaaaaaaacatgacgGCAGGCTTACATACTCATCAATCAGAATCAGACGTTTTGTATAATAGAGGCCTAGGACAGCAATGTTCAAATCTCTAAATATGATTTGCTTGTCACACTTATTATTGAAAGAAATTCAATAGTTCGAAACACCGAATGTGTAAATAAAGTCTGCACAAATAGGCATAATAGAaacgttttaaaatgcgaattggtaaaaaagaatacgttgtaacttatacaaaatgATAATTGACATTCTGGAGAGTAAAAGTTAACAATTCTCTTGTCAAACCAATAGAGTATAACACTATAGAACAGATtcaaatttctaaaaaatgTAGATAATTTGTAATCATAGTATATACCGcataatcaaattattatttgtttctgAGTATTTGATAaacaatatttgtgaaaatgATACTAATAAACTATGTTACCAGTACTTTAATTATAACTGTATAACTATGGAGTCCTCTATGATATAACCTACCACTGGATTTGACTCTACTTTCTGCATTCTAATAATACAATCCTGTaatgataataggcctaaaacGAACGAATGACTTTTTAGTATTATCGGGTTTTTCTTCAATCGATAATTTTTGTACTTCAGTGATAAAATACCATTAGAGAATATATTCGAATACAGTCGCTTCTGGATTCGATTTGGTACTATGTAAATAGAATCAGCTATTCGCATGCAGGTGAAATGGTTCACATAGAATTAGAAAGTGATCCGAGTAAATGCCAAATGTTTGGTTAAAGCAATCCACATCATACAATAATTGAAATCTTACCTGTACAAATATGTAATAGTAAAAGTCCTAGAATTACAAACATCAAATTCGAtcccattttgtttttaaattaatataaaatgtcCCCTTGGCGTGTTTAGTCCCTATCGTCGTAGTGTCATGGATCGAGTATTCGCAAATAACGGACCAATTGTTGAACCATACTTGTTATATACTCGGTACCATTAAACAGATTTTTTCATTGTATTGATGAATGACTCACTGTTACGTATCCACCCacctaataaatattcataggaataatttatgctaattaaaaaACACTAATTAAATTTCTAAGACATAGAATAAATCAATATAAAGTAATATCAGCAGAGTAAAACAATATTTGTAACGGTTAagttttattaaatagaaaaaaaatacatgagCACTTAAGAATACCTGTTGCAGAATGGTATAACCCATTCACCCTTACCTTTTAATGTAGGATTATCTATTGATCTGAATTAATCTATTGTATGTATTATGATTCATTACTATTGGGTTTGAAGTCATGAAGTAACCAATAGAAATATAGATAGAGGTGTTGCTTATCAGTTTGTATTAAAATAAGACACCGGAAGCAATTAATAAAATGCTTCTGTCTAAGGAAGGAGTATGTTTGCATCATTTGGCATTTTACTTTGAAGGTCTAATATTGACAGTTTGTAACCTTAATAGGCTGACGTGTTTGAAATGGTGGAATTGTGGCTAATTGATCAATTCATGtagaaaatgtaaaacagacgtaaaaatacatattacacATTTTGCGAAGGCTTAaggaaatgaattttttttaataaaaaacacAGTCTATTCAGCTttgtcttttttctttttttttattcaattttctgccATATAGGACAATTTTCTGCCACTAACGACAGTGTGTACCACTGATAAAAAAGTGAtgaccaataaataaataaaaaaaaatacaatacaacaatGTCTACAACAGTTCATCCCATGCTAGTGATCCTCTAACACCGCGCGATAATCGACTGTCCTAGCCTTCATCCGTGCAAGTGAGAGTATTCGGTTCATCCCATGCTAGTGATCCTCTAACACCGCGCGATAATCGACTGTCCTAGCCTTCATCCGTGCAAGTGAGAGTATTCGGTTCATCCCATGCTAGTGATCATCTAACACCGCGCGATAATCGACTGTCCTAGCCTTCATCCGTGCAAGTGAGAGTATTCGGTTGGAGAGAagttaaaatacaatgttaaaataaagtaaaacaaagaGAATTATAGTATATTAAATGCATTTATTCGTTTTTGAAATTCATCATAGATTATGATAATTGAATACTATTTAATAGTATAACtattaacataggcctactacagtacataaaaAGGAATTAAACCTGAGTAGCATACATCGAACACATCAATGTCTTGACACCGTACTTAATTGTGTTGtcattgtaggcctaaatattattttaatttcgttttattgcttttctgtaggcctatacttcttttatttttttttcaatttaaccAGTGCAGCTGTTATAAATAACTGGCTCAACAAATTTAGAATCAAAATAACATCAGCCTATATGCACataatgatatattattttctgattattatttttaatcgaTTGGATATACCCAAGCTTCCTCATAAAAGGAAGGGACGAAGGATGTTTAATTGAATCAAAGATCTTAGACCTTGTAGATGTGTATTTACCTGGAACGTAGGATGCAATGTATGTAAAATACATGTGGCGTAGGAAGAATAGGTCGTCGGCATTGAAGTTAATTATAGTTAAAATAGTAtttatcatttagaataaaaagaCATACGTAGTCATTGTCTTTGTTGtgtatttattcaattcaataggcaattattattattcctattttaggtaataataatattatactaacGTATGAttactttgtttgtatcaaacctgttagtggcggtaattatcgctgttggtttcgattgaataaaataaaaaaataaaaaatattattataaatatagttttgaacaaataaaatgaaagagGAAGAAGGGAGACAATTTAAATACAACCAAGTAGAACTGTATGCCTTTTTTAAAGCGTTGCAAAACTAttcattttgatagtgtagatagagcttaagttTTGTCATCATATTCTTACTATAGCAGCGATATTTCTATCCACCTTTGTGACTAGATTATctgtattgtattaatttttatttggcATACATGTAGGCCTCGCTTATATTTCATTGGTTAAGTTACgcatttatatttgttatatttactgTTGCCTCTAGTGTTTACTGTACAAACAAAATGTGCCAGGCGAAAAAACTATACCAGTATTTTAGTATTAATCTGAAACAAACAACATGTAAGCCTACTtcgaaatttaaaaatacagcTAGCCTAGTCAAATTATTAATACACAAGTTTGTTCCCTTTATACCTCATTTAAATTTGTTCAAAAGTCATGTCTGATCTGACATCATTGTATTAGAATGTGTTGAACACAAATCTAGAATATTATGTAATTGATTTTCTTCTGGTTAACATGATATTTCAATTTAACAAAGACGGTAAAAGAAaaggttatttttaaaattattagtaaaTTTAAGCAAATAATTGGAAAGGGAAAAATAGATATAAATCCAATAACGAACCTACATAGTGAAATAAATGTGTTAGTAtgtttgtgtgaaaaataacaatacaaaaaacacagaGATCAGcagataaaatattatttacaatgactttgGATGTTTTCCATTATTGAAATAATAGCCTGAATAgcattaaaaaatgaatttggttttaaaaaaacCCAACAACTTTCTAAACTGTCTcccatttatttaataattttgatatgCTGCTTTATTTTTGGCTGTTCAGAACGAGGTCAGATTTGCATCAACTGTCACATATGCTACCGGTTGCCTGCTTTATGGCGAACAAACACTATTTTCTATAATTTGTTTCTGCAACAATACTTTccaaaattacattttacaacACAAATAATTACGTAGAAATATCACCCACGGAATTCCGGAAGTAGATCAATTGAAAGTCGAGTTGCAAACAATTTTACCAAAAATGGCCTAAAAGCAAATAAAAGACAATAGGACATTGTGACTCTTAAACTCGGGTCTTTTGTTGACGTCACGTgcttatatgatgtgtcattgcaCCTCACTAAAAGACttattcaattttttatatgatattgaACTATTGACTTTTGGCTATACCCTTAATCAGTGCCAAAGAATGCAGAAATTTCGACACTATCAACATTAATTACTTACACTTACACTtacttttcaattttaaaaatacacgGTAaggtattaatttattataagatATATTAACATTTACATCATCCTATTTTCTGTTCAACAACAGTTTCTATCCCTAAAGGTTAAATTTTCCCCTAGTATAGATTATTATgtaaagacaataaatacaacaaCCTATTAAAAACGGCTACGCAACATAAATTGAAACAATACTCAGTAACGTTTTTTATTACGTTACAAGTACAGCTCTACTGAGCAGCTACTAtcataacaaggccaacagccataattcgcgtgctaaaacgcatagtgataccggaccgacagacagaccgacagaccgaccgaccgaccgacatagtgaactatagagtcgcgtccacgcgactaaaaatatagatagatagatagatagatacaTACTGAAATAGTACTATTATAATAggctaaaatatataataatctgttttaaccatacaTGGCTGTAGTCGCGTGcttaagttagtgtttaccgaccaaccgaccgaccaaccaaccgacccaCATAGTTGCACGCGACTTATAATGTTCTTTAACTTTTCCAATTCCAATAGCACGCCCTCAATTTTTCAACTGCGTACATAGAGATCGCCCTCTACTTGGACAGATCAGTCTTTTTCTTTTTGCGACAGAAGCAACCTCTGATTATCCAAAAGTCGATGGCTTCCACAAACGCCACCAAACTTGCGCCAAAAAACAAACCGAGAGCGCCACCTAGATCACCTAGAAGATAAacaaaatactattattaaaaataagccttaagaaattaaataaaggCATTCACTGATGgctataaaaataatagtaataataataataaccagaCAGCGCCAACAAATGAAAATTGAACCTATTttgagaaaataataaattaaattataaataaagacATTCCGATGAAGAGATTCGAACTCAAACTTCTGATTATTAATAGGACGCCCCCATTCcataaagctatgtctacactctatcaaactagtgtgatgtgcccaaatatggtagtgatacgccctaatatggtagtgatatgacatcatcatgtccatatatgagcacatcacatgttttgtcacataaggtttgatagtgtagacagagccgcACACAGTTGATGATCTATTGTATTCAAAATGTGTCTACTTACATACTACTGAATAGAATTCGTACGCTTTCTGTTCCTTTATTTCTTCTACATTCAGGGTCTCAAAGTATATGTCAACTCGAGCCAAATTgtctctaaaaaaaaataggaacAATCTTAAAATGTATCAACTATTGGTTAATAATgaatgatatttattattattatactaaagATCTTGTTGTAATAGCGGCATGAACAAGTTATCGTTAAACCCCGTTCGGTCGCGGAGCCATGTCAAGACTTTAAAATATATCGCTGATTCATTCGGTATATTCGGaaaaaataaagagaaaaaataGATTGGAAAGCGTTAAATGGTCTTCTTGCTAATATATGAACTCGTAACAGTCATTTGATCTtttgtctggctgcgacaacaCATACCAACaataatgtacatattctccgcggCGTGGTGTCTGTTATTAAAGAGCATGGAactgtcgcagccacagataaacctttAAACTCCGGAGCTCTACATCATGTTGCTAGATTGCTTTCGTCTTTACTAGTTTATCAAATGCTAACAACCCTCCAAAACAGTTTAACTAATTCAACTAGGGTACAGGACTCATCCAGTATTTTGACAACCAAGTTGATATCATTGATAGGGATGGTAATCATTAGGTGGTATATTGATGATAAACACGAATATTACAGATACGTACTTCATGTAATCTCGTGTCAAATGTGCCAAATCATTGGTCATGTAGGTAGCAGTTGCTTCTTTTACACAAGCATCTCTCAGATCCGAATATATATATTCGTATACATTCAGCAACATTGTATACAGTAGCATACTTGCCTCTTCATAGGTGTAATTTACTTTAACTAAAGTTGTTAACATTGCACCAGTTTGGCTTCTAAGATCTTCTTTTGCCTTTTCAAGCGTTTGATTATAAAACTCTAAGTTAACTTCTGTAAAATTCGATTTATCTTTAActtcatacagtattatgtCACTCAGTTCATTTGTAGTGAAGAATATCAAGTCGTAAGACAGAATCGTGAATTGATCGTAAAATTGTTTTTCGTATTTTTCGTAATTTGATTGTAATATAGGAAGGTCTAATTGGATTAGAGCATGATAAGCGAATACTTCAACTTGTGATACCACATCTTCACAAATGTCCATTTTTGTGTGCTCCATTCTCTGTCTACAAAACAAAGTTTTAATGTCATGTAAACggaatataataggcctagaactaaaaaaataataattttgataaattttcCATTTCGAAAACaagtaaataaatacagtaagtaATTAATACTggcactattattattattattagaaatatacGAACTGTAATGTTTTCAATAAATAggaaatttgtattttgtaaattatcAATCCAACCCTGAGGAAACCCCTggttattttaaaacatttatttatattaggcctactatatgtTTTTGAATTGTATCAACTTTTTAAACtcttaatgtttattatttatgttgtattAGAGAGAAAACCTAATTGAATTTCCCAATATTTAACAATATAACATTCATATGGACAATTTTTCTGAAATATAGTTGAATTGAATTCTTTAAAgcactttaaaatatatatctatAATAACTACAGTGTGGTAGTAATATTTCAAAAACAGATTTCTCATGATTATAGTGTTTGTTATACTTACTTGACGGAAAATCCTAGTGCGAGGGCATAGTActtgtaattgtttgtaacgTGAAATGTCTGAGGAACCCCGATTGATGGAAACCCACTGTAAGAATTTGACCTCAAATAACTCTCTGCCATGCATGCTTCCTCACAAGTTGGTGTGCAATATTCTTCGCGATGTGTGATAAATTCGTCTGCAAAGTTAATAATACAATTAGCATTTATCTTTATTCAAAATTAAGTTGTCTTTGCACGGATACGTTTCAAAGTTAGCAGCACCACGTTTAATAACAAACTTTGTAAGAATAACAAAAACAGTAATATAAAGAAATACTTACTATATTTTGGAATGTAGCATTTTGTTAGGTTTGCAGGAGAACAAAACGGCTGATCAGAATCtgaaatgatttttaaaattgttatttttaatacatagcTAATGGCAtgatttatttatgatttaattaaGTAAGATTTACGATCAAATtgaaatatagaaatattttaatatatttaaattcacaatgtatataaaacaatatattttttaaggtttgtatggcgaaatcaaatgttgatataaagtttgcgttACACCACGTATAGTTCTGAAACTGTTGAGTTtttcgacgtttcgatcaatatactttgatcttCCTCAGGAGtgaaaacaaataacaatataattaaagaaatgtaAGTTTAACCCACAATATTAATAGTGGACATGAAAAGAGAATAGGTAATAGAAGATATAAAGATTATGTAATAAGAAAGAAAGTAGCCTAATGTATCTTACTTCCAGGGGTATAAAATGTGCGACATCCGCAAGCATTCATGAAGTAGTTTGTTTGGCATTCAAGATAGCATCTTGATTGAGTGTAAGATGCGTTCTTGTAATACTGCAATTGCTTCGTTCCTTCTGCAACGCATTGACCGTGTGGTGCTGGTAGCATTGTcaactaataaaataatcatgTTTTTAGTTAATTACTAAAGGACAGGCATTTTAGGATAAGGATAAAGGAGACTTTTCCTCTCCTTGAGCGTggattatttatcatttttttaaatgtcggTAACTCACAATGTCGGTAACTCACAATTCATTCATTCTTGTTTCAATGTGGTAAAGTATGTTAATTTCCAGTAGGTTTTACACAATGTCAGTGGTTGTTGTCTTTACAATAGGCAATTTAATAAACCTTACATTGTCTGTTGTAAGAGTTAATGGTGGTTAATGAATGACTATattgataattatattaaatttctgAATGATTTCCTTCAATTATAGGTTAAAAGCAAGCAATAATCGACCTGTATTTTACAACGAACACGACTTAATTGAAGTCGGTGCTAATGTTAGTAACAAATACATTCTCGATAATTATTGCGTAATTTCACCTCGTGATTTGAAATACGAGACTGATTATGCATTCATAAAGTAGAATATAAAATACGTATGTTTCTCCTTCGAGAAGACCACGACAGAACTCCTGTACAAATGTCTTGATTCtaaattgaattataattgTGTTAATGTGTTTCTTGATCACTTTTTTCGTTGTAAGATTCCTgtattagttaattaattttttacgaTATTTTAAAGCTATAAATCTTTCTTAATTTGAATGTATTTTGAACGAAATTATCAACATTTAATCTTTAATCTGTGTTATCAATCTGTTATTTTTACACTTGGTTCGAAATAAACAATAGAATGATTTCATCCATCGCGCAGTTGAAAAGACTTTGCGACACAATAtttcataaagaaatacaatatcattaaacaaacttaaatctTACGCTTTGTTTTCTTAAGCCAATCGATGCCCTCATCCCTGTGCCAACATCCACGCCTGAAGCCTCTATATTGGGAGAATCATGGTAACAATCAATAGCAATACGAAATCCAACATTTTCTCTCGGAGCTGTTATGTACTGCACATGCTCTACGTTGAGTATCATACTTAAGCCATAACGTTGTCCtaaatacgaaaaaaaaatcaataatgattctaTACTTTTATAATACAGCCTTGCCACAAGTCTAGTTATTTCGAAGCCGTTCGATGCTCAAATAGTATACGTaagaaacgccatatgtgccaaaatatttatctttttactaatattaaatcaaaactCCGTCGGGAACCAGACTACCAATTCCTGGGTCATCAGGcctgaaataatttaaaactacaatgttttgatttttaatCACTGCAAAATCAAAATCAACCAATCCCAACCAGTTTCTTATTAAACTAATTTTACGATAATTACAATTTTAGGCCTACCGTACCGGCATTTTTAATTGACGTCATCGAAGTAGGTTGGAATACGTAACATGCCCCGTAGTTGGTGAACTCCATCGTAAAATTGTCTGCACCGCATTCTACCCCGTTGAAAATAcacctaaataataatattttaaaacgcCCAAATATAAtgtctttaaaattaatcaattaaatgtgATAAGATTATCATGAATAATCCTAGGTCATTCGTTTATCCTCACGTTGAATTTAAGTTGATATAGGAACATTAAGATGATTAAAAAAGTTCATTTGGTTTTAgctattcataattattattagtttataatTCTTTTTGATGAATTAGAGTGTTTGATATTATATTGCCTTTGTCATTGTTTTTCTTATTGATTTCTGACTTCCTAAGATATAAGAACAGGTAATATAACCCTGTAGTAATTTCCTTTGTCATTAGCAAAGGATAATATTATCAT
This genomic stretch from Antedon mediterranea chromosome 11, ecAntMedi1.1, whole genome shotgun sequence harbors:
- the LOC140062071 gene encoding acid-sensing ion channel 1-like, producing the protein MFPKVTVCNINMFKFDDVTPLLGGYALFYDTGLQYLRSIMPEVGITSTINDSYSSELDGETYPDNSNLQEFIRYNSHKMKDMLEMCIFNGVECGADNFTMEFTNYGACYVFQPTSMTSIKNAGQRYGLSMILNVEHVQYITAPRENVGFRIAIDCYHDSPNIEASGVDVGTGMRASIGLRKQSLTMLPAPHGQCVAEGTKQLQYYKNASYTQSRCYLECQTNYFMNACGCRTFYTPGNSDQPFCSPANLTKCYIPKYNEFITHREEYCTPTCEEACMAESYLRSNSYSGFPSIGVPQTFHVTNNYKYYALALGFSVK
- the LOC140062452 gene encoding uncharacterized protein, which codes for MEHTKMDICEDVVSQVEVFAYHALIQLDLPILQSNYEKYEKQFYDQFTILSYDLIFFTTNELSDIILYEVKDKSNFTEVNLEFYNQTLEKAKEDLRSQTGAMLTTLVKVNYTYEEASMLLYTMLLNVYEYIYSDLRDACVKEATATYMTNDLAHLTRDYMKDNLARVDIYFETLNVEEIKEQKAYEFYSVVCDLGGALGLFFGASLVAFVEAIDFWIIRGCFCRKKKKTDLSK